A segment of the Candidatus Polarisedimenticolia bacterium genome:
CCACAGCGCCCGGCGCGCCGCCTTTGATAGAATCGTGCCCGCGGAGGGCCGGCATGCGGCATTGTCACGCCTGTGGCGCGGAGGTGAGCAAGGAAGGCAAGCTGTTCCGCACGGACGAGTGCGGCGGTTGCGGCCGCGACCTGCGCTGCTGCCGGAATTGCGTCCATTACAGCCCCACCGCCCACAACCAGTGCCTGGAGCCGGTGGCCGAATGGGTGGCCGACAAGGAGCGCGCCAATTTCTGCGAGTATTTCACCTTCGCCGACACGCAGGGCGGGGGGCCCTCCCGCCGCTCGCCGGAAGAAGCGGCGAGGGAGAAATGGAAGAAGCTCTTCAAGTCGTGAAGGGAGGCGGGTGATGAGCGTCGTATCGGCGGAGGCGATCCGCCGCGTGGCGGTGGTGGGGGCCGGGACGATGGGCCACGGCATTGCGCAGGTCGCGGCGCTGGCGGGCTGCCAGGTGAGGCTGTTCGATGCGGTGCCGCACTCCGCCGCCGCGGCCCTTCCCAAGATCCGCGCCTCGCTCGAAGCGGCCGTGGCCCGGGGGAAGGTGAGCGCCGAGGCGATGGGAACGGCCCTGGCGAATCTCTCGACCGCCAACACGCTGGAGGAGGCGGCGGGCGCGGCCGACCTGATCATCGAGGCGATCCCTGAGAAGATGGAATGGAAGCAGGAGCTGTTCGCGCGCCTCGGCGAAATCTGCCCGCGCGAGGCGCTGCTGGCGTCCAACACCTCCTCGCTGAGCCTGACGAAGATCGCGGCGCGCGCCGTCGCACCCGAGCGCGTCGTCGGGCTGCATTTCTTCAACCCGCCGCCGGTGATGAAGCTGCTGGAGGTAGTGCGTGCGGAGCAGACTTCCGAGGCCGCCTTGCAGACCGCGCTCGGCTTCGCGGCGCGGCTGGGCAAGGAGCCGATCGTGGTGAAGGACTCGCCCGGCTTCGCCACCTCGAGGCTGGGGGTGGTGCTGGGGCTGGAGGCGATGCGCATGCTGCAGGAAGGGGTGGCGGCGGCGGCCGACATCGACAAGGCGATGGAGCTGGGCTACGGGCATCCGATGGGGCCGCTGCGGGTCTCCGATCTGGTGGGGCTGGACGTGCGGCTCGCGATCGCCCAGACGCTCGCCTCCGAGCTCTCCGACACTCGGTTTTCCCCGCCGGAGATCCTGCGGGAGAAGGTGCGTGAGGGGAAGCTGGGCAAGAAAAGCGGGGAGGGGTTCTACCGCTGGGGCTCCTGAGACCCACGCCCGGCCCCGGCCAACAGCGCCGCGCCGCGCAGGATGCCCGACAGCGTCACGATTCCCCGCAAGCCGCTCTCATCGATCACCGGCAGGAGCCCGACCCGCTCGACGCGCATCCGCCGCAGCGCTTCGCGCAGCGGATCGGCAGGATGCAACCG
Coding sequences within it:
- a CDS encoding 3-hydroxyacyl-CoA dehydrogenase family protein → MSVVSAEAIRRVAVVGAGTMGHGIAQVAALAGCQVRLFDAVPHSAAAALPKIRASLEAAVARGKVSAEAMGTALANLSTANTLEEAAGAADLIIEAIPEKMEWKQELFARLGEICPREALLASNTSSLSLTKIAARAVAPERVVGLHFFNPPPVMKLLEVVRAEQTSEAALQTALGFAARLGKEPIVVKDSPGFATSRLGVVLGLEAMRMLQEGVAAAADIDKAMELGYGHPMGPLRVSDLVGLDVRLAIAQTLASELSDTRFSPPEILREKVREGKLGKKSGEGFYRWGS